From the genome of Plasmodium gaboni strain SY75 chromosome Unknown, whole genome shotgun sequence, one region includes:
- a CDS encoding putative EMP1-like protein has protein sequence WRSPLRSKVQIDDMIRILKIPQNDYNIPTNKSSNRYVPYGKYKGKTYIYAEGEETDDYLRYISSSDITSSSESEYEEIDMYMPRSPKYKTLIEVVLKPSKSTQDDTSNSGDIPSDIPSDIPSNIPTNKFTDEEWNELKQDFISNMLQNDQNDVVENSGNTTNTQPNIIHNNMEEKPFITSIQDRKLYSDDSDVLSYNIEWNVPKNITTNTAIYNSLYSGIDVINDSLNGNEHIDIYDELLKRKENELYGTNYPKHTTTNRIVKGTYSDPIINQLDLFHTWLDRHRDMCNQWNNKEQILNKLNEEWNKSNNEHVLYIPSNDNSDDINTINNENYNMISTNKHERNHKTSLEHLGSTNIPPNDLITQNNGSQTKNLRTNISMDMLMDENNNIPRDNDYLENSYNF, from the coding sequence TGGAGAAGTCCCCTTAGAAGTAAAGTGCAGATCGACGATATGATCCgaatattaaaaatacCACAGAATGATTATAACATACCAACAAATAAGTCAAGTAATAGATATGTACCATATGGTAAATATAAAGgaaaaacatatatatatgctGAAGGAGAAGAAACGGACGATTATCTTCGTTATATATCTTCTTCGGATATTACTTCTTCATCAGAAAGTGAGTATGAAGAGATAGATATGTATATGCCGCGTAGTCCTAAATACAAAACTTTGATAGAAGTGGTACTAAAACCTAGTAAATCAACACAGGATGATACATCAAATAGTGGTGATATACCTAGTGATATACCTAGTGATATACCTAGTAATATACCCACCAATAAATTCACTGATGAAGAATGGAATGAATTAAAACAGGATTTTATTTCGAACATGTTACAAAATGATCAAAACGATGTAGTTGAAAATAGTGGAAATACTACAAATACACAACCTAACATTATACACAATAATATGGAAGAAAAACCTTTTATTACATCTATTCAAGATCGAAAATTATATAGTGATGATAGCGATGTTCTTAGTTATAATATTGAATGGAATGTTCCAAAAAATATTACCACTAATACTGCGATATACAATAGTTTATATAGTGGTATTGATGTAATTAACGATTCGTTAAATGGCAATGAAcatattgatatatatgatgagTTGTTAAAAcgaaaagaaaatgaattatatgGAACAAATTATCCGAAACATACAACAACAAACAGAATTGTCAAGGGAACATATAGTGATCCTATAATCAACCAACTGGATTTGTTCCATACATGGCTAGATAGACATAGAGATATGTGCAACCAATGGAATAATAAAGAGCAAATTTTGAACAAATTGAATGAGGAGTGGAATAAATCAAATAACGAAcatgtattatatataccCTCGAATGACAATTCTGATGATATTAATACaattaataatgaaaattataatatgattaGTACAAACAAACATGAACGTAATCACAAAACATCTCTTGAACATCTTGGATCAACAAATATTCCTCCTAATGATCTTATAACACAAAATAATGGTTCTCAAACAAAGAATTTACGCACAAATATATCTATGGATATGCTTATGGAcgaaaataataatataccACGTGATAACGATTATTTGGAGAATTCGTATAATTTTTA